The following coding sequences are from one Triticum aestivum cultivar Chinese Spring chromosome 5A, IWGSC CS RefSeq v2.1, whole genome shotgun sequence window:
- the LOC123103653 gene encoding protein PLASTID REDOX INSENSITIVE 2, chloroplastic, translating into MATRVWAASAAALNPTLLPLSSSARPSRPAPSTRPSGHLRLRSRPPRPARVVCRRAKNAAFEDYKFPDPIPEFAEQETSKFREHMTWRLEQKKEQYFGEHVEDIVDVCTEVLSTFLQHEYCGPGTLLVHPFLDMKGEIKGRGLPGAPQAARAAIAWAEKNIDKDWKEWTGDF; encoded by the exons ATGGCGACGAGGGtgtgggcggcgtcggcggcggccttAAACCCCACTCTCCTCCCCCTCTCGTCTTCCGCACGTCCGAGCAGGCCCGCCCCCTCCACGCGGCCGAGCGGGCACCTCCGACTGCGCAGCCGCCCGCCGCGGCCGGCCAGGGTCGTGTGCCGCCGCGCCAAGAACGCCGCCTTCGAGGACTACAAGTTCCCGGACCCCATCCCCGAGTTCGCCGAGCAG GAGACGAGCAAATTCAGGGAGCACATGACGTGGCGGCTGGAGCAGAAGAAGGAGCAGTACTTCGGGGAGCACGTGGAGGACATCGTCGACGTCTGCACCGAG GTCTTGAGCACGTTCTTGCAACATGAGTACTGCGGACCCGGGACGCTCCTGGTTCACCCCTTCTTGGATATGAAGGGCGAGATCAAAGGGAGGGGCCTCCCCGGCGCGCCTCAGGCTGCGCGCGCCGCCATCGCGTGGGCTGAGAAGAACATCGACAAGGACTGGAAGGAGTGGACCGGAGATTTTTAG
- the LOC123103654 gene encoding succinate dehydrogenase subunit 7, mitochondrial, producing the protein MAQHGFLSSLRSHLRSPPPPSHTQPRRGYHVELGAREKSLLEEDVALKRFKSYKNSVKRVSKIGNVLTLVVFAACSYEVVALATSTQ; encoded by the exons ATGGCCCAGCACGGCTTCCTCTCCTCCCTCCGCTCCCACctccggtccccgccgccgccgtcccacaCCCAGCCCCGCCGCGGGTACCACGTCGAGCTCGGCGCACGCGAGAAATCG CTTTTAGAGGAAGATGTTGCTTTGAAGAGGTTCAAATCATACAAGAACAGTGTGAAACGGGTCTCGAAAATCGGGAATGTTCTCACTCTCGTTGTCTTTGCTG CCTGCAGCTATGAGGTCGTTGCACTGGCAACAAGCACCCAATGA
- the LOC123103652 gene encoding cyclin-D2-1, which translates to MPEDDASFLLCAEDAFFFVDAATASTCTTAEQDDGWCSGAEESASAAAASFVAELIGGEADYSPRSDYSDRLRSRSVDPAARADSVAWILKVQEYYGFLPLTAYLAVNYMDRFLSLHRLPQEDGWAMQLLAVTCLSLAAKMEETLVPSLLDLQIESTRYIFEPRTILRMELLVLTALNWRLRSVTPFTFIDFFACKVDPRGRHMRYLIARATQMILAAIHDIEFLDHCPSSMAAAAVLCAAGETQSLTLLNPRLAVNWCIGLAEEGVSSCYQLMQQLVGGKRAATAAAAAVNLCSDGVLSCDSSSCTTPPPPKRRKRSPPPVIT; encoded by the exons ATGCCGGAAGACGACGCGTCCTTCCTCCTGTGCGCCGAGGACGCCTTCTTCTTTGTCGACGCCGCCACCGCCAGCACCTGCACCACCGCCGAGCAGGACGATGGCTGGTGCTCCGGCGCCGAGgagtcggcgtcggcggcggcggcctccttcGTGGCCGAGCTCATCGGCGGCGAGGCCGACTACTCGCCCCGGTCCGACTACTCCGACCGGCTCCGGTCGCGGTccgtcgaccccgccgcccgggCCGACTCCGTTGCATGGATTCTCAAG GTGCAAGAGTACTACGGATTCCTTCCCCTGACGGCGTACCTCGCCGTGAACTACATGGACCGGTTCCTCTCCCTCCACCGGCTGCCG CAGGAGGATGGATGGGCAATGCAGCTGCTAGCTGTGACCTGCCTCTCCTTGGCTGCCAAGATGGAGGAGACCCTGGTGCCCTCCCTCCTAGACCTTCAG ATAGAGAGCACAAGATACATCTTCGAGCCGAGAACGATCCTTCGAATGGAGCTTCTCGTCCTCACGGCGCTCAATTGGAGGCTCCGATCGGTCACGCCGTTCACATTCATCGACTTCTTCGCTTGCAAAGTTGACCCGAGAGGGAGGCACATGAGATACCTGATCGCCCGAGCCACACAAATGATTTTAGCTGCAATACATG ACATCGAGTTCTTGGACCACTGCCCGTCGTCGATGGCTGCCGCGGCGGTGCTGTGCGCCGCCGGCGAGACGCAGTCCCTCACATTGCTCAACCCTAGGCTTGCAGTCAATTGGTGCATTGGCCTAGCAGAG GAAGGGGTGAGCAGCTGCTACCAACTAATGCAGCAGCTGGTGGGTGGCAAGAGGGCAgccacagcagcagcagcggcagttAACCTGTGCTCAGACGGGGTTCTGTCCTGTGATTCCTCCTCCTgcaccaccccacccccacccaagAGGAGGAAGAGGTCACCTCCACCGGTCATCACATGA